A DNA window from Tenuifilaceae bacterium CYCD contains the following coding sequences:
- a CDS encoding sigma-54-dependent Fis family transcriptional regulator codes for MDEIIEKSHCRSANYGIEHDLLFPKKILQGEDLRKLLIDNESLINTAIPIIHNLYDIVRGSGFVIILTDGNGCILDLLGDSETVKDAKALNMIKGAYMAEDSVGTNAMGLAIREDRPIQVTAQEHFINAYHRWTCSSAPIHNSQGDIIGLINLTGKYNLVHPHTLGLVVAAVKSIEQDLKNTILNRELHETSRHLDAIINNLSFAIFTVDTEGYISRVNNTSCNLFGIERDALKGKHISDYLDKWNDIWKVISCSNRILDEEIAIKNIPLKGTFMMNAMPIILDDFNVHGVVLTFRDMKRVYKIVNKYTGMNAHYVFDDIIGTSESIRRVIDFARNVANSPSTILITGESGTGKEVFAQAMHNESSRRDSSFVAVNCGAIPESLIESELFGYEDGAFTGAKKGGRPGKFELANGGTLFLDEIGEMPMDMQVKLLRAIQEGEICRVGGSKTIPLDVRIIAATNKDLKELIDSNNFRLDLYYRLSVIPLKIPPLRERKEDIPLLIKFFMNSKAIKLNKEVPSIDSETYQMLLRYEWPGNIRELENFIEKTVNLNGQILLDVQNEQEFRKKYYGESSPLTNQENLKETKLKSLADIECEAVCRTIELCNGNISKASKILGISRNTLYLKCKQYSIQI; via the coding sequence ATGGATGAAATAATTGAAAAATCACACTGTAGAAGTGCTAATTACGGAATAGAGCATGATTTGCTTTTTCCTAAGAAGATTTTGCAGGGCGAAGACCTGAGAAAGTTGTTAATAGACAACGAGTCACTTATCAATACAGCAATTCCGATTATTCATAATCTTTATGATATTGTTAGAGGTTCGGGTTTTGTTATTATTCTTACCGATGGTAATGGCTGTATTCTTGATTTACTTGGTGATTCTGAAACAGTAAAGGATGCCAAGGCATTGAATATGATAAAAGGAGCATACATGGCGGAGGACAGTGTTGGAACCAATGCTATGGGGCTTGCAATACGTGAGGATAGACCTATACAGGTAACCGCTCAGGAACACTTTATAAATGCTTATCACCGGTGGACATGCTCGTCTGCACCAATCCATAACTCTCAAGGCGATATCATTGGTCTAATCAATTTAACTGGAAAATATAACCTTGTACATCCTCATACTCTGGGTTTAGTTGTGGCCGCAGTTAAGTCAATTGAACAAGATCTTAAGAATACGATACTAAACCGAGAGTTACACGAAACATCAAGGCATTTAGATGCTATAATTAATAACTTATCTTTTGCTATTTTTACAGTGGATACCGAAGGGTATATTTCTAGGGTTAATAATACTTCTTGTAATTTATTCGGTATCGAAAGGGATGCATTAAAAGGAAAGCATATAAGCGATTATCTCGATAAATGGAACGATATCTGGAAAGTTATTAGCTGCTCCAATAGAATACTTGATGAGGAGATTGCCATTAAAAATATTCCGTTAAAAGGAACATTTATGATGAATGCTATGCCAATAATTCTCGATGATTTTAATGTACATGGCGTAGTCCTTACTTTTAGAGATATGAAAAGGGTGTACAAAATTGTGAATAAGTACACAGGTATGAATGCCCATTATGTTTTTGATGATATTATCGGGACAAGCGAATCGATTAGACGCGTTATCGATTTTGCCAGAAATGTAGCGAATAGTCCTTCTACTATATTGATTACCGGCGAGAGTGGTACGGGAAAGGAAGTTTTTGCTCAAGCGATGCATAACGAGAGTTCAAGGCGTGATTCTAGTTTTGTTGCTGTAAATTGTGGTGCAATTCCAGAGTCATTAATTGAGAGTGAATTGTTTGGATATGAGGATGGCGCTTTTACTGGTGCAAAGAAGGGTGGACGACCCGGAAAATTTGAACTGGCTAATGGTGGAACCTTGTTTTTGGACGAAATTGGCGAGATGCCAATGGATATGCAGGTTAAACTGTTACGTGCTATTCAGGAAGGCGAAATTTGCAGGGTAGGTGGGAGCAAAACTATTCCATTGGATGTAAGAATTATTGCTGCAACAAATAAGGATCTTAAAGAACTGATCGATTCTAATAATTTTCGACTAGATTTATACTATCGATTAAGTGTCATTCCTCTTAAAATTCCCCCTCTTAGAGAGCGTAAGGAGGACATACCGTTGCTTATTAAATTCTTTATGAATAGCAAGGCCATAAAACTTAACAAGGAGGTGCCAAGTATTGATAGTGAAACATATCAAATGTTGCTTAGGTACGAATGGCCCGGCAATATTAGAGAACTTGAGAATTTTATTGAGAAAACCGTGAATCTCAACGGTCAGATTTTGCTCGATGTTCAGAATGAGCAAGAGTTTAGAAAGAAGTATTACGGAGAATCTAGTCCGTTGACTAACCAAGAAAATTTAAAAGAAACAAAGTTAAAATCCTTGGCCGATATTGAATGCGAGGCTGTGTGTAGAACAATTGAACTTTGTAATGGTAATATCTCCAAAGCATCAAAAATATTAGGTATAAGCCGCAACACTCTGTACTTAAAATGTAAGCAGTATTCAATTCAGATATAA
- a CDS encoding hydrogenase gives MNIAQPIYTEKNNCQDCYKCIRYCPVKAIKIANDCASVIDDLCIACGKCVEVCPVGAKKVRSDIDIIKMLIRKGDKVILSLAPSWVSSFQGVDSQAMVSALKELGFFAVSETALGAEMVNRHTRKFLCKNDAGVVISSACPVIVDLINRHYPQSSSKILPALSPLMAHAKYLKECYGKDVHVVFAGPCIAKKRESDRSPELVDACITFRELMDWMEEEWVNFEKPISNNSFFEPVEAVSGSIYPVDGGMISGINKDNSLSDVQFMSFCGIDAVKQVLMDIEQWNSPSKVFIELMACTGGCINGPGAINQGSMAFRQNQVLNLTKQKQTSIGSGKELVSSIDITGSGETLFATPKRQYSISEITDALRSAGKLSSKDELNCGGCGYDSCKEFAIAMLDGKAERNMCISYMRRVAHDKATVLLQRMPSGVIIVDESLKVVECNQSAARMLGEEIQLIYDANPGMAGANLTKMLPFHKLFSMVLSTGRDILDRDVKGNGNMLKVSIFTIQAHKTVCAIMRDLSNPDVRSDEIVVRTKSVIKENLETVQQIAYLLGENASRTETMLNSIMELYKENHANTD, from the coding sequence ATGAATATAGCACAACCCATATACACCGAAAAGAACAACTGCCAGGATTGCTACAAATGCATTCGGTATTGCCCGGTTAAGGCTATAAAAATTGCCAATGATTGTGCTTCAGTTATAGATGATTTGTGTATTGCCTGTGGAAAATGCGTTGAGGTTTGCCCCGTTGGGGCTAAAAAGGTAAGATCCGATATTGATATCATAAAGATGTTGATTAGGAAAGGCGATAAGGTGATTCTTTCCTTGGCGCCATCGTGGGTTAGTTCTTTCCAAGGGGTAGATTCACAGGCTATGGTTTCAGCCCTTAAGGAGTTAGGTTTTTTCGCGGTTTCGGAAACAGCTCTTGGGGCTGAGATGGTGAATAGGCATACCCGAAAATTTTTGTGTAAGAACGATGCTGGGGTTGTGATTTCATCGGCATGTCCGGTGATAGTTGATTTAATCAATCGACACTATCCGCAATCTTCGTCCAAGATATTACCTGCGTTATCGCCTCTTATGGCTCATGCCAAGTATTTAAAGGAATGCTATGGCAAGGATGTACATGTTGTTTTTGCTGGACCCTGCATTGCCAAGAAGAGGGAATCGGATAGAAGCCCTGAGTTGGTAGATGCCTGCATTACCTTTCGCGAGTTGATGGATTGGATGGAGGAGGAATGGGTCAATTTCGAAAAGCCAATATCTAATAACTCATTTTTCGAACCGGTCGAGGCGGTATCCGGCTCTATTTATCCTGTTGATGGAGGAATGATTTCTGGAATAAATAAAGATAATTCCTTATCCGATGTCCAATTCATGTCTTTTTGTGGTATCGATGCCGTTAAACAGGTGCTAATGGATATAGAGCAGTGGAATTCTCCCTCTAAGGTTTTTATTGAATTGATGGCCTGTACGGGTGGCTGTATAAATGGGCCAGGAGCCATAAATCAGGGTTCGATGGCCTTTCGGCAAAATCAAGTACTGAACTTAACAAAGCAAAAGCAAACCTCCATTGGCTCAGGGAAAGAGTTGGTATCTAGCATTGATATTACAGGTTCAGGAGAGACATTGTTTGCCACGCCCAAAAGACAGTACTCAATAAGCGAAATAACCGATGCGTTGAGATCGGCAGGCAAATTGTCGAGTAAGGATGAGTTGAATTGTGGCGGTTGTGGTTACGATAGTTGTAAAGAATTTGCCATTGCAATGCTCGATGGAAAGGCTGAACGGAATATGTGTATCTCCTACATGCGTAGGGTTGCTCACGATAAGGCGACGGTATTGCTCCAGCGAATGCCTAGCGGGGTGATTATTGTGGATGAGAGTTTAAAGGTTGTGGAGTGCAATCAAAGTGCTGCACGGATGCTGGGCGAGGAAATTCAATTAATTTACGATGCTAATCCAGGAATGGCTGGTGCTAATCTAACCAAGATGCTTCCATTCCATAAATTATTCTCGATGGTTTTGAGTACTGGCCGAGATATTCTTGATAGGGATGTTAAAGGCAATGGAAATATGCTCAAGGTCTCAATATTTACAATTCAGGCGCATAAAACGGTTTGTGCAATAATGCGGGATTTAAGTAATCCTGATGTCCGAAGCGATGAGATTGTGGTTCGAACCAAATCGGTTATCAAGGAAAACCTTGAAACAGTTCAGCAGATTGCCTATTTGCTGGGCGAAAATGCATCGCGAACCGAAACCATGCTCAACTCAATAATGGAACTTTACAAGGAAAACCATGCCAATACCGACTAA
- the pyrK2 gene encoding ferredoxin-NADP+ reductase subunit alpha, whose translation MFKIVKKKILAKDIYLMEVEAPRVALSAKPGQFVIVRAYSKGERIPLTIADYNTVKGTVTIVIQALGASTRIICTLEEGDSFLDFAGPLGQPSEFTHLSVEDISKHRFLFIAGGVGAAPIYPQVKFLNKCGAIVDVVLGARTSELLILSDEIGVVCDNLYISTNDGSAGYSGLVTDVLSQLVSDGKKYDYVITVGPMMMMKSVADCTKRYGISTIASLNTLMVDGTGMCGACRVTVDGKTVFTCVDGPEFDAHKVDFDEAIRRLNMYRTEEGLKLRALEHKNHICKIGRTA comes from the coding sequence ATGTTTAAGATTGTAAAGAAAAAGATTTTAGCTAAGGATATTTATTTAATGGAGGTTGAAGCTCCTCGTGTGGCCTTGTCGGCAAAACCTGGCCAATTTGTGATAGTGCGAGCGTACAGTAAAGGCGAACGAATTCCTTTAACAATTGCCGACTATAATACGGTAAAAGGTACTGTTACAATTGTGATTCAAGCATTGGGGGCAAGTACTCGTATCATTTGCACTTTAGAGGAGGGTGATTCTTTTCTTGATTTTGCAGGACCATTAGGACAACCTTCGGAGTTTACCCATTTGAGTGTTGAAGATATTTCAAAACATCGCTTCTTGTTTATCGCTGGAGGTGTTGGTGCTGCACCAATTTATCCGCAGGTAAAATTTCTAAATAAATGTGGAGCAATCGTTGATGTAGTTCTTGGAGCAAGGACTAGTGAGTTACTTATTCTTTCAGATGAAATTGGGGTTGTTTGCGACAATTTATATATATCAACAAACGACGGTAGTGCTGGCTATTCGGGTTTGGTTACGGATGTTTTAAGCCAGTTGGTTTCTGATGGTAAAAAGTACGATTATGTAATTACGGTGGGCCCAATGATGATGATGAAATCTGTGGCTGATTGCACAAAGAGATACGGCATATCAACTATTGCCAGTTTAAATACTCTTATGGTCGATGGGACTGGAATGTGTGGTGCTTGCAGGGTTACGGTTGATGGCAAAACAGTTTTTACCTGTGTTGATGGGCCTGAGTTTGATGCTCACAAGGTTGATTTTGATGAGGCGATTCGTCGATTGAATATGTATAGAACAGAGGAGGGGTTAAAGCTTAGGGCATTAGAGCATAAAAATCATATCTGTAAAATTGGGAGGACTGCATAA
- a CDS encoding NADPH-dependent butanol dehydrogenase yields MARFTLPRDIYFGENSLEILKSIKGKRAMIVVGGGSMKRFGFLDKVESYLKEAGLDVRLIEGVEPDPSVETVMQGAAAMREYNPDWIVSIGGGSPIDAAKAMWIFYEHPEAKFEEVAKPFNIPQLRNKARFIAIPSTSGTATEVTAFSVITDYSKGIKYPLADFEITPDIAILDSALAETMPKQLTAHTGMDALTHATEAYVASARSDFSDPLALKAIQMIIDNLIDSYNGNKVAREKMHIAQCLAGMAFSNALLGITHSLAHKTGAIFHIPHGCANAIYLPYVVRYNQKCCAERYADIAKFLGLKGSTSAELVDSYVELLENLNCKMEIPSTLKEYGVKESDFKNNLDRIANNAVEDACTGCNPRSTNAEDFKKLLTAIYYGQSVNF; encoded by the coding sequence ATGGCACGATTTACATTACCAAGAGACATCTATTTTGGAGAGAATTCTTTAGAGATTCTTAAATCCATTAAAGGAAAAAGAGCGATGATTGTAGTAGGGGGTGGTTCTATGAAGCGCTTTGGCTTTTTGGATAAGGTTGAGTCCTATTTGAAAGAAGCAGGATTGGATGTTAGATTGATTGAAGGTGTTGAGCCTGATCCTTCCGTAGAGACTGTAATGCAAGGTGCTGCGGCAATGCGTGAGTATAATCCTGATTGGATTGTATCCATAGGGGGAGGTTCTCCAATTGATGCCGCTAAGGCAATGTGGATTTTTTACGAGCATCCCGAGGCAAAATTTGAAGAAGTTGCAAAACCCTTCAACATCCCACAGCTTAGAAACAAAGCAAGATTTATTGCAATACCTTCAACCAGTGGAACTGCTACTGAAGTTACCGCATTCTCCGTTATTACAGATTATTCGAAAGGGATAAAGTATCCTTTGGCTGATTTTGAGATCACTCCAGATATCGCAATTCTCGATTCAGCATTGGCAGAGACTATGCCTAAGCAGTTAACTGCACATACAGGGATGGATGCATTGACCCATGCAACTGAAGCGTACGTTGCATCTGCTCGTAGCGACTTCTCTGATCCTTTAGCATTAAAGGCAATTCAAATGATTATTGACAATTTGATTGATTCTTACAATGGCAATAAGGTTGCTCGCGAGAAAATGCATATTGCACAGTGCTTAGCAGGAATGGCGTTCTCCAATGCTCTGTTAGGAATTACTCATAGTTTAGCCCATAAGACTGGTGCCATTTTCCATATACCACATGGTTGTGCTAATGCAATTTACTTGCCTTATGTAGTGCGTTATAACCAAAAGTGTTGTGCTGAGCGATATGCCGATATTGCAAAATTCTTGGGTTTAAAAGGAAGCACTTCCGCCGAACTTGTTGATTCTTATGTTGAATTACTTGAAAATTTAAACTGTAAAATGGAGATCCCTTCAACTCTGAAAGAGTACGGTGTTAAGGAGAGCGATTTCAAGAACAACTTGGATAGAATAGCCAACAATGCGGTTGAAGATGCTTGTACAGGTTGCAACCCAAGATCAACCAATGCCGAAGACTTTAAAAAGTTGCTTACAGCAATTTACTACGGTCAATCAGTTAACTTCTAG
- the rex_1 gene encoding redox-sensing transcriptional repressor Rex, with amino-acid sequence MQTPLSISDTVKTIDADLLIRLKNYLKSLRILAVKGRTETSISSLADFQHVDISTIRQDFSLLGFSDGVREIFSVGLLLQLISNCLGYYRVEEACLVGCGRQARTLLADEGFCKCNIRIVAAFDINPLLMNTEIAGVRVLSTLHFNDIIHRMNVVLAIMATPSKDTQVAADIICNSSIKMLWNFTHRSIEIPKGIVELQSSLASDICEDYTSLIALYKNSSSLLSI; translated from the coding sequence ATGCAAACACCTTTGTCAATATCAGATACTGTAAAAACAATCGACGCCGATTTACTTATAAGGCTTAAGAACTACCTGAAAAGTTTAAGGATACTTGCAGTAAAAGGAAGAACCGAGACTTCTATCTCGTCACTTGCAGACTTCCAGCATGTTGATATTTCTACAATTCGGCAGGATTTTTCCTTGTTGGGTTTTTCCGATGGTGTGAGAGAGATATTCAGTGTGGGTTTATTGCTTCAGCTAATCTCGAATTGTTTGGGATACTATAGGGTGGAAGAGGCTTGTTTGGTGGGGTGTGGTCGGCAGGCCAGAACTTTGTTGGCCGACGAAGGATTTTGTAAATGTAATATCAGAATTGTTGCCGCTTTTGATATCAACCCATTATTGATGAATACAGAAATTGCTGGGGTTAGGGTTTTGAGTACTCTTCATTTCAATGATATTATTCATAGGATGAACGTTGTGCTGGCAATAATGGCTACACCTTCAAAGGATACACAGGTTGCTGCCGATATAATTTGCAATTCCTCCATCAAAATGCTTTGGAATTTTACACATAGAAGTATTGAGATTCCAAAGGGTATTGTTGAGCTGCAAAGTTCTTTGGCTAGCGATATATGTGAGGATTATACATCGCTTATTGCATTGTACAAGAACAGCTCCTCTCTACTATCAATTTAG
- a CDS encoding oxidoreductase: MRDVNKRVAVSEQLASVRRNNFDEVCLGYSLADAQEEASRCLGCKNPKCVAACPVSIKIPQFINHLKNGDLLESAKVIDLDSSLPAICGRVCPQESQCEGACIRGIKGQPVAIGKLERFVADWSRENNIELVAPIHTVKGKVAIVGSGPAGLSCASDLAKWGYKVTVFEALHLPGGVLVYGIPEFRLPKDVVNQQINNLKKLGVRFEPDVIIGRTITIDDLMNKEGYGAVFIGSGAGLPKFMNIPGENLNGVVSANEFLTRINLMKAFDSDYDTPVYTGKSVVVVGGGNVAMDAARCAIRLGANVKVVYRRSDAELPARAEEVHHAKEEGVEFCFLSNPVQVRGDEKGWVKDLECVKMQLGEPDSKGRRSSEVIPNSEFIVPCDMVIMSLGTSPNPLVVNTTYGLTAEKWGGVYVTDASGATTRTGVFAGGDAVTGAATVILAMEAGRKAAKAIDEYLKKILSN; encoded by the coding sequence ATGAGAGATGTAAATAAAAGGGTTGCAGTGTCGGAACAGCTAGCATCTGTTCGCAGGAATAACTTTGACGAGGTTTGCTTGGGGTATAGTTTGGCCGACGCTCAGGAGGAGGCATCAAGGTGCTTGGGATGCAAAAATCCAAAATGCGTTGCTGCTTGCCCTGTTTCTATAAAGATACCTCAATTTATAAATCACCTTAAAAATGGCGATTTGCTTGAATCCGCAAAGGTTATTGATTTGGACTCAAGTTTACCTGCAATCTGCGGAAGAGTTTGTCCTCAGGAGTCTCAGTGTGAAGGGGCCTGTATTAGAGGAATAAAAGGACAGCCTGTTGCCATAGGGAAGTTAGAACGTTTTGTAGCAGATTGGAGTCGTGAGAACAATATTGAGCTGGTTGCACCAATTCATACGGTAAAAGGTAAGGTTGCTATAGTTGGATCGGGACCTGCAGGGCTGTCGTGCGCTTCGGATTTAGCAAAATGGGGTTATAAAGTAACGGTTTTTGAAGCTTTGCATTTGCCTGGAGGTGTTCTTGTTTATGGAATTCCTGAGTTTCGACTTCCAAAAGATGTTGTAAATCAACAGATCAATAATCTGAAAAAACTCGGTGTCAGGTTTGAACCAGATGTAATTATTGGTAGAACAATTACGATTGACGATTTGATGAATAAAGAGGGCTACGGAGCAGTATTCATTGGTTCCGGTGCGGGATTACCAAAATTTATGAATATTCCTGGCGAGAATCTTAACGGAGTTGTATCTGCCAATGAGTTTTTGACAAGGATCAACCTTATGAAAGCGTTTGATTCTGATTATGATACTCCTGTTTATACTGGAAAAAGTGTAGTTGTTGTTGGTGGTGGAAACGTAGCGATGGATGCAGCGCGTTGCGCTATAAGGCTTGGCGCTAATGTGAAAGTTGTTTATAGACGATCCGATGCCGAATTACCTGCTCGTGCTGAAGAGGTGCATCATGCAAAAGAAGAAGGCGTAGAATTCTGTTTCCTGAGCAATCCGGTTCAGGTACGAGGAGATGAAAAGGGATGGGTGAAAGATTTGGAATGTGTAAAGATGCAGCTTGGCGAACCCGATTCAAAGGGGCGTAGGAGTTCGGAGGTTATTCCTAATTCTGAATTTATAGTTCCTTGTGATATGGTGATAATGTCGTTGGGAACATCTCCAAATCCATTGGTGGTTAATACTACTTATGGCCTTACTGCTGAGAAATGGGGTGGGGTTTATGTGACAGATGCATCAGGGGCAACTACACGTACAGGCGTTTTTGCTGGTGGCGATGCTGTTACTGGTGCCGCTACTGTGATTTTGGCAATGGAGGCCGGGCGTAAAGCAGCAAAGGCAATAGATGAATACTTAAAAAAGATATTATCTAACTAA